The region TATAAGACTATGCATGTTTTACACCTTCCTTCCAATTCTTTAGTCTAACTCCCAAACATGCTTTAATTTTACCTGTGATGGATGCTATTCTTGCTTCTATTTCAGACATGTCAGCACTCATCCTCTTGGCTTCTCCCGAAACAAGGGCTGACGGTGGTCGTGCACGAGCATCTGACAAGCTCTCCACGCTGCTCCCACGAGAGGGGGGTAAACTCAAACGGCCAGGATCACCCTGTTTCAAcagtcacatttttaaaaaagtaaacaatTCTGCAGGAGCCCCTCTGTGATATGCACAGTATATaggttaaaatatattttttacaatgTGCATCTTAAAAATGACAAGATTTAAAATTTATAATTCAAAAATGGTAATAATTTAGCTACTATTGGCATAGAAGAAGCAAATACCTGCAACTATCAAAAGAATCTAACTTTACCAGATGAAAAATGAGTAGAATTAGGCCAATATTGTCACAAgagaatatttgtattttttcatcctacttgaaataaaacacagtattttaaaaactcatATAAATGTTTCATCCTTTCATGTCATGCTAATATTTTGGTTCTAAATTAAGGcagcaaattttatttatttatttatttattttaaccttATGAATACttttaaatgaacttttttcttatttaattggCGATCTTTTTAGAGCCTTCCAGTTTACCTTTTTGGAATCACTCAATATTTTTCCATAccctttcatgtttttttcctataacTAACTGGTTCCAGTTTTGTACTGTTTTTGAAAGAAGACACTAATGTTTTGTAACAGTTACAACACTTTTGATCACTTCGTTATTATGGTTCAAAATTGCTTATGTTGGCTTACTGGCtgctttgctgtatttttcatttgctgcGCCAATTTTGACTCTAAGCGTTTTATAGTGTCATTGGTAGAAGCTCCTTGGAAATCACTTGGTTCCATGTTAGCGTCACTCTTGTTACTTGTGTTTGTAGAAGTGATGTCCATGAATGAACCTAGAAATCaataacaaggaaaaatatttgagaatttccattaaaaatactaAAGTGCATCTCTTCACTTGAGCATTCGCAGAAGCCTAACTTTGCTTTAAAGCGACTCTAATGAAAAGTGAACTGCAAGATCACAACAGATCCATTAATGTAAAAAGTAAAAGGAGTGAAAAAGACAGAATACATGACGAAGTACTACGAGGAAGTCAATCTTCAGCTTGCTCGGAAATTGTTGAGGTACATGTTATATTAacaacacaaccagcaacctCATTCGCAATGAATGACTAAGTCCATCATAAACCATAGAGGAGCAGAAATACCTGAAAAATAACAGATAATGTATATTCACAGCTTAAAGTGACAAATATCTTAAAACCACGTGCTGAGGGGTGAAGAACAGCTAGTAAAGTCTGTACAATGCCACAGCTGAAAAGATTTTGTAGTATACAGGTCACAAGTTGCAAAGTAGCCTGGAAAACTTTATCCAAAGTAAAAGCAATTTGTTtggagacagaaaacaaaccagccaAGCAGTGGAAGGTGAAGACACCTAAGATTTAAAACAACTGAAGTGGGAAAACTGTACTCTAAAAAATTAGAAGACCAAACAATCTTTATTCTctgttattaaaattatttatctgAGGGCAACACTACCTGAAAGCCTAGCCCACGTTTAGTTCCATTCACCTTTGTAGTGATTTCCGTGCACTTCATTTAAATTACTGCATTTGCTGCATCTTAACATAGAACAACTGCAAGTTTAAATTGCAGACATCATAAATGAAAGCATGTGCAGCTTTCAAgaatagtaaaaaaaattaaaatgctcaACTCCTAAACATTAAATATGAGTGAAAAAGTGTAAATTGGTAGCAACCTTCctgtggaaaaaaggaggagaCCTTAAACCTGGACATTCAGAGACAGCTTTTATTATATGCTTGTTCTTCATTAAAGGTTCacttcaggaaaataatttggctGAGAACACAAAATATGAAGTGGTacaagatcttaaaaaaaaaaaaaaaaaatagactccTGCCAATGCTTAAGGTTTTGGAAAGGTTACCTTTCCCAATTTGAGTTCAAAATCGACATGAGAATGTGTTTTATAATCTATCTGCATAATTTCATGTTgctgttcttttatttatacAAGTGTACCTGTACTAGTGGCGGAGTTGCTCTGGCCTTCATCTGAATACTGGCAAGGATACTGCAGAGGTTCATCAGCTCCTGGAAAGTACTgtgaaaaaacaacaataatttgattaaaaagtaattaacaATTGCTTTAAAATGATTGAAATAGTACCTCataatttataaatataaattatatgtTATGtttataataatatatttgAGTACTAAATGCAATTACTTTAGTGATACACTAAATTACACCTGTGaccatttttattaatttccctAAATGTGTTATGAGTAAGTGTGTACCTCTCCCATAAGGAGAGGAATGATTTCCTTTCTCTACTGCAATAATTTGATAATTCATaccaaagagagagagaaggagagagaaaaggtcATCTTTGATAAAAggcatacagaatcacagaacgtcagggattggaagggaccttgaaagatcatctagtccaatccccccgccggagcaggaacacctagatgaggttacacaggaaggtgtccaggcgggttttgaatgtctccagagaaggagactccacaacagccctgggcagcctgttccagtgctctggcaccctcactgagaagaagtttcttctcaaatttaagtggaacctcttgtgttccactttgaacccattacctcttgtcctactgttggctgtcatcgagaagagcctggctccatcctcgtgacactcatcaataaggtcacccctcagtctcctctgctccaagctaaagagacccagctccctcagcctttcctcataagggaggtgctccactcccttaatcatctttgtttcaCTGCgatggactctctccagcagttccatgTCCTTTTTGAACTCAGGGGCCCAGAAcgggacacaatattccaggtgtggtctcaccaaggcggagtagaggagaaagagaacctctcttgacctactaaccacccccttctaatacaccccaggatgccattggccttcttggccacaagggcacagtgctggctcatggtcatcctgctgtcccccaggacCTCCAGCTCCCTTTGCCCTACACTGctccaacttatactggaacctggggttgttcctaccgagatgcaagactctacacttgcccttgttatatttcattaaatttttccttgcccaagtctccagcctgtccaggtcccgctggatggcagcacagccttctagcgtgtcagccactccttccagcttagtgtcatcagcaaacttgctgatagtacaatctattccctcatccaaattgttgatgaatatattgaataatacaggcccaagtactgacccctgaggcactccactagatacaggcctccaactagactctgccccactgaccacgactctctggtttctttccttcagccctttcacagtccacctcactactcggttgtccagaccgcactccctcaatTTCCCAACTTAATAGGTTAAGAAATTATTAAGatactaaaatatatttaaataccCGCATCAAGTGTgtcattattttaacaatttccTCCATGGATGGTCGTTGAGAGGGATCCTTGGACCAACAACGGGTCATTAGACTCTCAATTGGTTTAGGTAAGTTTTTGATCAGTGGTGGCCGAGTACCTACGATTGGAATTAGAAAAAACCCTTAATTTGTTAAACAGACTAAAGGACAACTGACATCGACCGATCTATTTCTGGCATTTTGCTAAATACATGCAGGAAAAAGGTACTGTTAGGTGTCAACTGAAAGAACTAGCATGTACTTAATTTTCTCTcttacaaacacaaaaatgacCAAAAAAGTTCCTCTGCACTACATACAAGTTACAATTACATAcaaacaaggagaaagaaaattaaactctTCCTGCAGTAGTTGTTTGAATAAATTAACTGACTGACCCAATACAAAGTAATACAATGGCTAATGAATATGTTACCACTTTCTGAAGAATAAAGCTCTAGAACAAACTACAAAGCAAGCAGTGACAGTCTTTGGTTCCTACCACTGTActcataagaaaacaaaaaaaaaggaaaaaagcatttttgagGGCTCATATTGCTCTTAAGAACTTCCTGAAAAATTACTAAGCACTGGAAGTACCAATTTCATGTGACTTTTTCATGGCctatacacatttttaattatgtattttactTCAACTGCTGCATAACTGTTTAGCTGTCTTTTTGTTCaagtttttattattcttaCTATTTCAAGAGTAAGTACAATTAACTGACATTCAATTGTGTTTGATACATAAGATGCAGGGACATTTTGCATAGAAAGCagcaagtatttaaaaatgtattaaatataaCAAGTAATACATGAAGTGCGACAATGATTTCAAGTGTGATGAAGCACACTAACACTTCCTtcccaaaaaagaaaagcaaagggggaaaaggaagaagagaaaaagagacaagTTCTTAGAGCAAAAATTGGGACAGATAGGGAATTTGTCTTCCCCTAAAGGACACTTTTGCACCTTATTGAGGCTTTCTGGTTTATGACTATTACTTTTACACTTACTTTTACAGTTAATACTTTTATGCAAGGCAATCATCACTCCCAATCTCAGTAACTCGTGTCCCTGAAAAACGGACATGGGaatctctttcttcattcaaaaATGCCATTTGCAAACATCTGTCTTCGTGCATTATTAAGATTATAATGCTCATCCATCCTGTCACTGTctatccctttctttcttcattgaaCAGGATGCCTGTGCTCACCTTAAGCTTCTATCATTTAGTATGGAAGCAATGACACTCAGGCAGAGCACCAGCCTTCAGTGATTCTTTGTTAACTACATCTTCCAAACAagtttgtgctttctttggtgTTGTCTTTCACAAATGGCAGAAACTCTTTGCAGAAATTCACTGAACTACTTCACTATCACTACCTTATTCTTCTTAGAACTCTGCTTTGGCATGGTATCTCAAACACACACTGTTAAAAACATTACACCACTAACATGAAGATACTACCGTCTATGATTCTGACCACTGTTTTACCACTGCTTTCTTTTGTCTGTTTGAACTCAACCACTGTCTCCTGTTTATATTCTACGCTCCTGAGAATCTGTTCTGTATAGTACCTAGCACAGTAGAGTCCTGCTCCATGACTGCAGGTACCTAGACACACAGGTAAAACAATTCAAAcagcagaacaacaacaaagaaacagatgaaaaacaaagtaataTGTTTAATGCCTAATGGTCCTGGAAGGAATCTGACAGTTTCTGGCATTTCTAAAGACAGGTCAAGTTACTTAAACTCATACATTTACTATAGATGCCcagttaaaggaaaacaaaacaaaacaagacataCCACAACAAACAACTTGGCTAATAAAATCGTCATTCATCCAgacagagaggttgtggagtgtttTGTAACACCTGATTTGGATCACTTTTAGAATGTATTGTCATAACAAAAAGAATGTGGCTCTTTTCCCTTGTTTGTTCACATGTTAGTTATACGTAGCGGAAGATGCAAGCACTTTAGCAGCCAAATAACACAAACCCCACACTGACACAAAAGTGGTAGTGTCTATATATTAAGTCTTTATGACGAAAATGCATATTTAATGAagcataaaacagaaaaactagTAATTTGAAGCCGCACAGTTAAGTGTGTTTAGCAAATTTATAGGTCAAATACACAACTTCAAATGCAATAAAGTATTTTCAACTTACCATTGTGAACTGCCCACATTATACGGAAAGCTGGACCACCAATCTCATCAAAAGGTTTCCTACGTGTGATTACCTCCCAGAGAATAATACCCCAACTGAAAACGTCACATTTTTCACTGTAATTGCTACCTGGAAGAAAGCCATCAACATAATTTGCCTCTTTTCTATATAATGCATTAAAATGAAGTACAGCTTGAGCTGATAAATAGCTCTATAtgcttcctttcccttcacatttgttttgctgagaaaaaaagagttataTAAAGCTGGCCGATTTATGCTAACTTAAGACTGAAATCATTTAACTGTAAGACTGTTAAAAATGCCTCTCTCcggaaataatttctttcacttGGAGGCATCCTGGAATGTGTCAGTTTtcttaaataatgtaaaatgcaATTTATAAAGTTGCAAAGATCTCCTGCATTCAGGATTTAACTCACTACGCTTACTTCCTCTGAATTTTCTTCAACTCGCTTCTTCCACGTTAGTCACAATATGCCAGCCATTAACATTTCTGTCATATCCATTCCTCTTTATTAATTAGAGGTCTTTAGCAGAACTAGTAAGTTACTACATGAACAAATTATTAGATTCCTCAGTTCCTCACcatcttatttccttcttgtttATTATTCTTACTTTTTGTCATGTCATTACTTAAAAGTTCTTTGACCGCAAATTCAATATTTCTAAGACTCCTGTTAAAGGTGCAGAAGATGTGTAGGTGATAtataataatgaataaaaattttCAGAGACTGCAAATAAAGAATGTATGCTCTGTAACCATAACTCAtggaaatactaaaaataaatgtgaatggCTAATGACATGAGAATAAATGTGTGAACATATATTACAGAGATTTGCTTATCTGTCTTTGAACAAGTATCAAAATCAGCATGGAATAGCCAAGAGATTATTTTGTTAACATGTAATCAGAAAGCATCACTAGgataaataatttcataaacAGAGCAACTGAAGAAGCTTCTTTTCATGTGGGTACTCATCACATCACATCCAGTCACAACAGTCTCCACTCTCTTTATGAGCAAAACTCTCTAAGAACTTGGCATCTCCAAAAGTCTTTATGCCTCTATCAAAGTAGCTAACATGGCTAACGAGTTCAAAAATTACTGAAGGGGAATAACAAAGTCAGCTTTATCTGTCAGCTTATTTTCAAAGGTGCTTGGAAAAAAGAGTATCTGTAAATAATGGCAGATTGCTAAGGGAAGTAAAACAGTCTCTCTCAGCTATGCAGCCACAGCACTTAGGTGACACACAGTGTATGACAGGGAAGAAGTGTTCTTCTCCTGTTTGAGCAAGGAAATTCTGTTTTGTGGCCTGGAAGTCTTGGACTAATTCTGAAAAGCAGTGAGAGTTTTCTGTATCGTTTCATTACGTACCAGACCAAGGTAGGATAACAGATTGACACAATAATTCCTTGATTTATCCAATTATcccaaagcaatttaaaaattgtCTCTTCTAATGGGAGTTCTGAGGTTACAGCATTTGCTCTCTTTTGCTTTATACTGATCTAAATGATTATTTAATTTAGATGGTTTGGTCTGTACAAGGCTTTTGGTGCCCTAATGTTtaaaatgggaggaaaaaaaatcttaatattAGAACAATTACTTCTATAAGCACTTTGCTATCTACACTATCTTCTACCTTCATTGTTCTAATCTAAAAATGTTAGTGGTAGAACAGTAATTAAATAATATTAGCATTTATTCCATTGGTGAATTCGGATGCAGTAGCATAAgcaaataaatttttaataattttgacaTTTGACATGATAATTTTAGTAGTTTAATGACTGTTTCAAAAGTAATCGGTATGCTGCATCATAGAagctacttcctttcttttcttgataCTCTTATAAAGATTTGTGTCATTATCAATAAACGCTTCCAGATCAAAGTATATAAAACCAACTACAAAGAGACGGGTTTCGTTGCTGTTCAACAATAAATTTGCagtaaaagatttcttttttctgccttgctgAATACCTACACCAGAGGAATCAGGATATGCACTGTAAACTCCCACTACAATATACTtctttcaaaatctgttttatattaagatttttttttactcacaATCTAGCTTTAACATTGATTGTCCCATTGAttatttctagaagaaaaaaatatctcttattgatacaatttaatttaataGTAAACAAGTGTTAAGGAAAGAAGCATTCCTAGATAGACTTAAAGAAATAGAATAGGTGCCTCAATATAAAGGGACACAATGGGAAATTTTTAGGCACCAAAATGCAACAAGACAATATGCGGGGAAAAAAGGtaacttcaaaacaaaagctcCACAAGTGGTGTGTGGGAGGGGAAACACCTCCTAAAAATGCATATAACCACACATAATTTGTTGCTTCTCTATGGAACAAGGACAGTAAAAGAGGCCACTTGGATCCAGAATCTGGGAAGCAACTGCTGCACATAGGCACTTGCCAAATAGATCAAAACCAGGACCATCTGCTTCCTAAAGCAGGAAGATGACTTCTCCAGCCCACTCTGCTAATTGCAATAATAATTTGAATTACTGACTGGCTAAAAGGTGTTCAATTTGCAATCTAATATTCACTGGCGTTAGTATCTGAAAAACACACAGCAATTATACCTATCCAATTATCAAGTATCAGTCCTCCCCAGCTACGCTCCAAGAAATAGCTTATTTTCCCACTTAACTAAATTAACTGTTAATAACAAGTTCCTCAGTATGTAGGAAAGAGGAAGTACATCAAAACTCTAGAttacacaaaaagcaaacaaaaatggaGTTACAAGAAAGTGGAGGACTGAAAATGAAGGCAATTATGTTCAATTTAGAGACACTAACAGGCAGATTCTAAAGATAAAAGCTGATCAGAATAGGGAGTGAAAGTAATGACTGTATTTAAATGTCAGAACAGTTTGAAATGACATAAGGATCTCGGAAACAGAACAATCATGGGGAAGTTGCCCTCTGGCAGTGTTTTACTTGCTTATAAAATAAGGAACAGCAGCTGTCTAAAGGTACTCCTTACGTAAATCTCAGCAGTGACACAAACAAAGGTTCAACATCTTCATGTAATTAACTGTCTGATACTAAAATGAGAGTCAATTCAGTGCTGCTGTTCAAAACTCTGCAATACCATTTGGCAATATACAATCACgcagatttttaaataaaagtcaGACTTCCGCCAAGACTTTTTCACCTCAAACTTCAGCACACTGATTGAAATAAAGTAAGATTACATGATGCTCTTACTTCCTATACCAAATTAATTTGCAGTTGCATATCTAGAAAGATCACATAATATTGACACTGTAAATTACTGTTACCTTCAAAAACTTCAGGTGCCATCCAAGCAGCACTTCCCTTATTGTTGGTCATGTGTGTTTGAATATCACAGGCTGTACCAAAATCACAGATTTTTAGAACTGTCCCCCCAGCTACCAAGAGCAAGctgtcaaaggaaaaaaaaacaaaaacaaaaccaagaacaaaaccaaccaaaaccaaattaaaattgTAGGAGGAAACAGTCTGGTAATAAATCACTGATATTTTTATCCCAACAACTGTAATTTTAATATAGTTGAGTATCTGAGGCTTTGCTTCTCAGTGCTTTAGTTTTATAATTTGAGAAATAAGGTCACTTGTGCCAAATCTGaacatatgaaatattttaaaataatccaatATATATTGTAATGCATTAACATTTCTACATGCTAGATTTTAGATAAATGTCTTTAGCCATAGTAAACCACTAAGCAGAGTCTGAAAAACAAGTGCTGTAACAATTTTACCACAGAAGACTGCCATTAATGTCAGTCAATGtagctatttatttaaatgaaagcatttaaaGTGACATGTTAACAGCTCTCTAAATCAACACTGGGGATACAATAAAGAATTCAATATATAAAGTGTGGCTTCGAGCTGTAATTTTATCTGGTAACAACTGCAGGCTACCACCAAAATCCCCCTGCTGAGCCCCAAATCTCTGTTTCCACCTCATCTGTGAAGCCACATCTGAAGCTGTAAAATGAGTGAGATCAAGAAATTGACCAGGCAGAACACTACccatttttgtttcagtggGAAGTGATGGGAGATTCTGGCAGTGGTAGTGGAACAAGCAGAAGGAGGGGACAGAGATGGTCATGTCGGGAAAGAGCTCTAATGTATCAGATTAAATATGCTGTTAAAACCAAGGAACCAAACAAGCCCCCCACCTAATGTTCTCTTATTCAACACCACAACCCACTGTAAAATCAGGGCATTTTAAATGCCTGTAATTAGAAATCCAATCCCTATAAAAATCCTCTTCCATGATGCAGGGCAGGAGCAGTTCCAGTTCGATGGAAAGTAACTGAGCACAGTCCATTTCCTGTAATATGCACCATCATTCTGTAACTGTAGTTTCAAATGCACAGCTTTCATTTAGAATACAG is a window of Columba livia isolate bColLiv1 breed racing homer chromosome 3, bColLiv1.pat.W.v2, whole genome shotgun sequence DNA encoding:
- the MAP3K7 gene encoding mitogen-activated protein kinase kinase kinase 7 isoform X7 — translated: MSWCLQCSQGVAYLHSMKPKALIHRDLKPPNLLLVAGGTVLKICDFGTACDIQTHMTNNKGSAAWMAPEVFEGSNYSEKCDVFSWGIILWEVITRRKPFDEIGGPAFRIMWAVHNGTRPPLIKNLPKPIESLMTRCWSKDPSQRPSMEEIVKIMTHLMRYFPGADEPLQYPCQYSDEGQSNSATSTGSFMDITSTNTSNKSDANMEPSDFQGASTNDTIKRLESKLAQQMKNTAKQPGDPGRLSLPPSRGSSVESLSDARARPPSALVSGEAKRMSADMSEIEARIASITAYSKPKRGHRKTASFGNILDVPEIIIPAGNGQQRRRSIQDLSVAGTESSQESRNSSRSSSPSVRMITPSGPTSEKPARNPWTPDDAETNGSDNSIPMAYLTLDHQLQPLAPCPNSKESMAVFEQHCKMAQEYMKVQTEIALLLQRKQELIAELDQDEKDQQNTSRLVQEHKKLLDENKSLSTYYQQCKKQLEVIRNQQQKRPGTS